In the genome of Paenibacillus pabuli, one region contains:
- a CDS encoding MarR family winged helix-turn-helix transcriptional regulator, producing MSENPVKTNARETLELALGEQIHALISASHALNVRSAERFDATMQPAAFHLVRWLYSYGPTSAAALAEATAMDRSSVSRLIKQLEQAGYVSKEPDPEDRRGVLLSLTELGQQSTVSALKEKESAFYDRISRWDDKELESFTTMLRQFNGLDG from the coding sequence ATGAGTGAAAATCCAGTTAAAACAAATGCCAGAGAAACCTTGGAACTGGCACTTGGTGAGCAGATCCATGCGCTAATTAGTGCTTCGCATGCGCTTAATGTCCGATCTGCCGAGCGTTTTGATGCGACTATGCAGCCTGCGGCTTTTCATCTGGTGCGGTGGTTGTATTCTTATGGTCCTACAAGCGCAGCAGCTTTGGCAGAAGCGACGGCCATGGACCGTAGTTCGGTAAGCCGTTTGATTAAACAACTTGAGCAAGCGGGGTATGTGAGCAAGGAGCCGGACCCCGAAGATCGGCGCGGCGTTTTGCTGTCTTTGACGGAGCTTGGTCAACAATCGACGGTGAGTGCGCTCAAAGAGAAGGAGTCCGCCTTTTATGACCGTATATCCAGATGGGATGATAAGGAGCTGGAGAGTTTCACCACCATGCTTCGGCAGTTTAACGGGTTGGATGGTTAG
- a CDS encoding SDR family NAD(P)-dependent oxidoreductase, with product MKTIQPIIVITGATSGLGQLAAIELAKRGAHLVLTARSEERAENTRNKIREAAPTAKINFFFGDLSILSDVKRIGLEIADTYPRINVLLNNAGLHAFEQRVTSEGFAEMIAVNYLAPWLLTHTLQPSLIQASHARVVNVASEASRNHGKLVLPDDLKDTTPFTARGSSSIYGKTKLLNIMFTGELARQWDGTGIRVNALNPGFNVTGLGRELWFASMLERILTFLHIGDPRRGAEIMTRLAMEPAFGEVSGGYFNVGSGASITPVYPGGDAGMQNKLWTVTTQLLEQRGLLK from the coding sequence ATGAAAACAATACAACCCATTATTGTCATCACCGGAGCAACAAGTGGCTTAGGTCAGCTTGCTGCCATTGAACTTGCCAAACGCGGTGCACATCTTGTACTCACAGCCCGAAGCGAAGAACGGGCAGAGAACACCAGAAACAAAATTAGGGAAGCTGCGCCAACCGCCAAGATCAACTTTTTCTTCGGAGATTTGTCCATACTGAGCGATGTAAAACGTATAGGGCTGGAAATCGCAGACACTTATCCGCGTATCAATGTACTTTTGAATAATGCGGGTCTTCATGCTTTTGAACAAAGAGTCACTTCCGAAGGGTTTGCCGAGATGATCGCCGTGAACTACTTGGCCCCTTGGCTGCTAACACACACATTGCAGCCTTCCCTGATTCAGGCAAGCCACGCCCGAGTCGTCAATGTTGCATCTGAAGCCTCGCGAAATCACGGCAAACTGGTGCTGCCCGATGATTTAAAGGATACCACCCCCTTTACTGCACGCGGCTCCTCCTCAATTTATGGCAAAACCAAACTGCTCAATATTATGTTTACAGGTGAACTTGCTCGTCAATGGGACGGAACCGGAATCCGAGTGAATGCTTTGAATCCAGGTTTTAATGTTACGGGTCTTGGGCGAGAGTTGTGGTTTGCCAGTATGCTTGAGCGCATTTTAACGTTTTTGCATATCGGCGACCCACGGCGGGGCGCAGAGATTATGACTCGCCTGGCAATGGAACCGGCATTTGGTGAGGTTTCGGGAGGATATTTCAATGTTGGAAGCGGTGCATCCATTACTCCTGTGTATCCGGGCGGAGATGCTGGAATGCAAAACAAGTTGTGGACCGTTACGACACAATTACTGGAGCAACGTGGTCTGTTGAAATAA
- the hemQ gene encoding hydrogen peroxide-dependent heme synthase, with protein MNEAAETIEGWYALHDFRTIDWVAWESATTEEREYAKHDLMTLIYEWSAVESRMEGSLAMYAIVGQKADIMFINLRETLEELNSAENAFNRSRFAKFVKPVYSYVSVVELSNYLAPPGSDPMQVPEVAARLKPILPKAKHICFYPMNKRRMLDDNWYMLSLEERKNFMRSHGMIGRTYAGKVKQIITGSVGFDDWEWGVTLFADDPLQFKKLVYEMRFDETSARFGEFGQFYVGNILTPAGLTELLNV; from the coding sequence ATGAATGAAGCAGCAGAAACGATAGAGGGTTGGTATGCGCTGCATGATTTCCGCACCATCGACTGGGTTGCCTGGGAAAGTGCAACCACAGAGGAACGCGAGTATGCAAAGCATGATTTGATGACGCTAATCTACGAATGGTCGGCGGTCGAATCCCGGATGGAGGGCAGCTTGGCAATGTACGCCATCGTCGGCCAGAAGGCAGACATTATGTTTATAAACCTACGCGAGACACTTGAGGAGCTGAACTCAGCGGAGAACGCATTTAATCGTTCTCGGTTCGCCAAATTCGTAAAACCAGTTTACTCGTACGTCAGTGTCGTCGAGCTGAGCAATTATTTAGCCCCTCCCGGCTCCGATCCGATGCAAGTTCCCGAAGTAGCCGCTCGCCTTAAGCCAATCTTACCCAAGGCGAAACATATCTGCTTTTACCCTATGAACAAGCGACGAATGCTTGACGATAACTGGTACATGCTTTCTCTGGAGGAGCGCAAAAACTTCATGCGCAGTCACGGTATGATCGGCCGCACTTATGCAGGCAAGGTCAAGCAGATTATCACCGGCTCGGTCGGCTTCGACGATTGGGAGTGGGGTGTTACACTGTTTGCCGACGATCCGCTGCAGTTTAAGAAGCTCGTCTATGAGATGCGGTTCGACGAGACTAGCGCACGCTTCGGAGAATTCGGCCAGTTTTACGTTGGCAACATACTCACACCTGCTGGCTTGACAGAGTTGCTGAACGTGTGA
- a CDS encoding MFS transporter, protein MDAVNIENKPESKSPNLALLALTIGAFAIGMTEFIIMGLLPEVAESLQVSIPSAGLLITGYALGVAIGAPIITVATHRMKRKQLLLFLMILFISGNALAALAPNYGVLMVARIVAALTHGSFFGVGSVIAAGLVPKEKRAGAIAIMFTGLTLSNILGVPIGTFIGQAFGWRSTFWAITILGLIALIGIAVLVPKVESASSNLKQELSVLRKPTVYIALLMTTFGNGGLFTVFTYISPILTDITKFPVNSVSYILVLFGIGITLGNIIGGKLADRKLMPSLLGILVVLAIVLAVFSITDQHKMPALITIFVLGMAAFGIIPGLQLHMLNTAKEAPTLASTLNVAAFNLGNAFGAYIGGLVIDLQFGGGLTAVPWVASIVTGVGILFTLWGVQQQKKSTRP, encoded by the coding sequence TTGGATGCAGTGAATATAGAAAATAAACCAGAAAGTAAAAGCCCGAATTTGGCCCTATTAGCGCTGACAATCGGGGCATTTGCGATTGGAATGACTGAATTTATTATTATGGGGTTACTTCCTGAAGTAGCCGAAAGCTTGCAGGTGTCCATCCCCTCAGCAGGGCTACTCATTACCGGATATGCACTGGGTGTGGCTATAGGAGCTCCTATCATCACAGTCGCCACTCATCGAATGAAGCGAAAGCAGTTGCTTCTTTTTCTTATGATTCTGTTCATATCAGGTAATGCATTGGCTGCTCTTGCACCGAACTATGGAGTATTAATGGTAGCTCGTATCGTGGCTGCATTAACTCATGGGTCCTTTTTTGGCGTTGGATCTGTTATTGCAGCTGGACTGGTTCCTAAGGAAAAACGGGCTGGAGCTATTGCCATCATGTTTACCGGTCTGACACTTTCAAATATTCTTGGCGTTCCGATCGGTACATTTATTGGTCAAGCCTTTGGATGGAGATCCACTTTTTGGGCGATCACTATCCTAGGTCTGATTGCTTTGATTGGGATTGCCGTGCTCGTTCCAAAAGTAGAATCAGCTTCATCAAACCTTAAGCAGGAGCTTAGTGTACTGCGTAAGCCAACCGTTTATATTGCTCTTTTGATGACGACGTTTGGTAATGGAGGGCTCTTTACGGTATTCACTTATATTTCACCGATTTTAACTGATATTACTAAGTTTCCGGTGAATTCGGTTTCTTACATCCTTGTTTTATTCGGGATCGGCATCACGCTTGGGAATATTATCGGGGGTAAGCTGGCTGACCGCAAATTAATGCCGTCTCTCCTCGGGATACTCGTTGTGTTGGCCATAGTTTTGGCAGTATTCTCAATTACAGATCAGCATAAAATGCCTGCTTTGATTACTATTTTTGTATTAGGAATGGCTGCTTTTGGAATTATACCAGGATTGCAGCTTCATATGCTGAATACGGCCAAAGAAGCTCCAACGCTGGCGTCGACTTTAAATGTTGCGGCTTTTAACCTGGGGAATGCGTTTGGTGCGTATATCGGAGGCTTGGTTATAGATTTACAATTTGGGGGAGGCCTAACAGCCGTTCCTTGGGTTGCTTCCATCGTAACCGGCGTGGGAATTTTATTTACTCTCTGGGGTGTTCAACAACAAAAGAAGAGTACTAGGCCGTAA
- the pstB gene encoding phosphate ABC transporter ATP-binding protein PstB, producing MQPIIEINKLNLYYGQFQALKNVSIEIPERAITAFIGPSGCGKSTLLRTLNRMNDRIPGTRIEGKVAVGGTDIYSGEVHVETIRKKIGMVFQQPNPFPKSIYDNVAFGPRQHGIHGKKKLDEIVEQSLRSAVLWDEVKDNLKRSALSLSGGQQQRLCIARALAVEPDILLMDEATASLDPVSTFKIEELAHELKERYTIVMVTHNMQQAARVSQQTVFFLNGEVVEYSATQSMFAEPIDVRTQDYISGRFG from the coding sequence GTGCAGCCAATCATTGAGATTAACAAGTTGAATTTATATTACGGTCAATTTCAAGCGCTTAAGAATGTCTCCATTGAAATTCCGGAGCGGGCCATTACCGCTTTTATCGGACCGTCCGGCTGTGGCAAATCCACGCTGCTGCGGACCCTCAACCGTATGAATGATCGGATACCCGGAACACGCATCGAAGGTAAAGTGGCTGTAGGTGGGACGGACATATACAGCGGCGAGGTGCATGTGGAGACCATTCGCAAGAAGATCGGCATGGTCTTTCAGCAGCCGAATCCTTTTCCAAAATCCATCTACGATAACGTGGCCTTTGGCCCACGACAACATGGCATTCATGGCAAAAAGAAGCTGGATGAAATCGTGGAACAGAGCCTTCGATCTGCTGTTCTGTGGGATGAAGTAAAGGATAATCTGAAGCGCTCCGCGTTAAGTCTATCCGGAGGACAACAGCAGCGCCTCTGCATCGCACGGGCATTGGCAGTGGAGCCAGACATTTTGCTGATGGATGAGGCTACGGCATCGCTTGATCCCGTCTCGACCTTCAAGATCGAGGAGTTGGCTCATGAGTTGAAGGAACGTTATACCATCGTGATGGTGACTCATAACATGCAGCAAGCCGCTCGCGTATCCCAGCAGACGGTGTTCTTCCTGAACGGCGAAGTCGTGGAGTATTCCGCTACCCAGAGCATGTTCGCCGAGCCAATCGATGTACGTACGCAAGATTATATTAGTGGTCGATTTGGTTAA
- a CDS encoding TetR/AcrR family transcriptional regulator, translating to MNSHDALLNAALQVLKEEGEAQFTTRSVFAIAKVTAPTLYHHFGSADGLLSAAIKEAFAQFLESKRTATQSFDLVMLVPDLGRLRALRGGSSTALRGDDEPHSRQR from the coding sequence ATGAATTCACACGACGCTCTACTCAATGCGGCTTTACAAGTTCTCAAGGAAGAGGGCGAGGCACAGTTCACAACACGCTCTGTCTTCGCAATCGCGAAGGTAACCGCACCGACGCTGTACCATCACTTCGGCAGCGCGGACGGGCTACTGAGTGCCGCCATTAAGGAAGCATTTGCTCAGTTTCTTGAGAGTAAAAGGACTGCTACGCAATCCTTCGATCTGGTAATGCTTGTGCCAGATCTGGGACGATTACGTGCGCTTCGCGGCGGCTCGTCCACGGCTCTACGCGGTGATGATGAGCCGCATTCTCGACAGCGCTGA
- the gap gene encoding type I glyceraldehyde-3-phosphate dehydrogenase, whose protein sequence is MRIKVGINGFGRIGRLAFRRIQEMENIEVVAINDLTDAKMLAHLLKYDTTQGTFHGDIEVHDGALTVNGQEIKVLANRNPEEIPWGELGVDIVLECTGFFTTKEKAELHLKGGANRVVISAPATADMKTIVYNVNHETLDGTETVISGASCTTVSLAPMAKALNDKFGIQSGLMTTVHAYTGNQNTLDAPDSKGNFRAARAAAENIVPYSTGAAKAIGLVLPELKGKLDGASQRVPVPTGSVTELVAILNTKVTVEEVNAAMREVSDPETYGYTEDEIVSSDVRGMTFGSLFDATQTKVLTVGDQQLVKTVAWYDNEMSYTAQLVRTLEYFAKLAK, encoded by the coding sequence ATGAGAATAAAAGTAGGCATTAATGGTTTTGGGCGAATTGGAAGACTCGCTTTCCGTCGTATTCAGGAAATGGAAAATATCGAAGTTGTAGCGATAAACGATTTAACTGATGCAAAAATGCTGGCGCATCTGCTCAAATATGATACTACACAAGGCACTTTCCATGGTGACATTGAAGTTCATGATGGAGCTCTTACTGTTAATGGCCAAGAAATTAAAGTGCTGGCCAACCGCAACCCTGAAGAAATCCCTTGGGGCGAGCTTGGCGTAGATATCGTACTCGAATGTACAGGTTTCTTCACCACCAAAGAAAAGGCCGAGCTTCACCTGAAAGGCGGAGCAAATAGAGTTGTTATTTCCGCTCCGGCAACAGCCGACATGAAGACCATCGTGTATAACGTAAACCATGAAACACTGGACGGAACGGAAACCGTCATTTCCGGTGCTTCTTGCACAACGGTCAGTCTGGCTCCCATGGCTAAAGCTCTGAACGATAAATTTGGAATTCAATCCGGGTTGATGACAACCGTTCACGCCTATACAGGCAACCAGAATACCCTTGATGCGCCAGATTCAAAAGGAAACTTCCGCGCAGCACGGGCTGCAGCAGAGAACATTGTTCCTTACTCCACCGGTGCTGCTAAAGCCATTGGCCTCGTTCTTCCTGAACTGAAGGGCAAACTTGATGGTGCATCTCAGCGTGTACCTGTGCCAACAGGCTCCGTAACAGAACTCGTAGCCATTTTGAACACGAAGGTGACGGTTGAGGAAGTTAACGCCGCTATGAGAGAAGTATCAGATCCAGAAACATACGGATACACAGAGGACGAGATCGTATCTTCCGATGTTAGAGGAATGACATTCGGGTCTCTTTTTGATGCAACTCAAACAAAAGTTCTAACCGTTGGCGACCAGCAACTGGTGAAAACTGTTGCCTGGTACGATAATGAAATGTCTTACACCGCGCAACTGGTTAGAACATTAGAATACTTTGCAAAACTCGCCAAGTAA
- a CDS encoding WHG domain-containing protein, translating into MCQIWDDYVRFAAARPRLYAVMMSRILDSAEFPAAELAFALLIQRIAAIATEGQLAPAVEVAADLMWASANAASLLSRHRSATQGGTIHFCGS; encoded by the coding sequence TTGTGCCAGATCTGGGACGATTACGTGCGCTTCGCGGCGGCTCGTCCACGGCTCTACGCGGTGATGATGAGCCGCATTCTCGACAGCGCTGAATTTCCCGCCGCCGAGCTTGCCTTTGCGCTCCTGATACAACGCATCGCGGCCATCGCCACTGAGGGACAGCTCGCCCCGGCGGTCGAGGTGGCTGCCGATCTCATGTGGGCGTCTGCGAATGCTGCATCCCTGCTTTCACGTCACAGATCGGCTACGCAAGGTGGAACCATCCACTTCTGCGGTTCTTGA
- a CDS encoding Rid family hydrolase, translated as MTNTNATNGKEAAYHGVPAEEAYGYAQAIKIGNTIHVSGQLSHDENGAMVFPAVLDESGKPADFSMMEEQMRVTYANAAKILAQFGATFDHVVEDTLYVLDVDAAFAVAGKVRKEVYGTLQPQVASNLIGVPRLGFPEQLIEIVFKAVLPQA; from the coding sequence ATGACGAATACGAACGCAACGAATGGTAAAGAGGCCGCCTATCATGGTGTGCCGGCGGAAGAGGCTTACGGTTATGCACAGGCAATCAAGATCGGAAACACGATCCATGTTTCCGGTCAACTCAGCCACGACGAAAATGGGGCGATGGTCTTCCCCGCGGTGCTCGATGAATCTGGAAAGCCGGCCGACTTCTCGATGATGGAGGAGCAGATGCGGGTAACCTATGCCAATGCCGCGAAGATCCTAGCACAATTCGGGGCCACCTTCGACCACGTGGTTGAAGATACGCTCTACGTCCTCGATGTTGATGCGGCGTTTGCAGTCGCAGGCAAGGTTCGGAAAGAAGTCTACGGGACGCTGCAACCTCAGGTCGCCAGCAATTTGATCGGCGTACCGAGACTGGGCTTCCCAGAGCAACTAATCGAAATCGTCTTCAAGGCAGTGCTGCCTCAAGCCTAA
- a CDS encoding TetR/AcrR family transcriptional regulator — protein sequence MKKGDRTREHIIMKSAAIFNQRGYAGTSLNDIIADTGIKKGGIYRHFTNKDEIALEAYNYAASIVISKFAEAVDREQSASGRLLAFFRVYEDVVDNPPFVGGCPMQNTAVESDDTHAELRDRARQGLHNHLDMIKSIILNGINSGEFKEDLNADALASFAFSLLEGGILLSKLDGDNKHMQMNTASFAFYLQNCCLKNS from the coding sequence ATGAAAAAAGGAGATCGAACAAGAGAGCACATTATTATGAAATCGGCAGCAATCTTTAATCAAAGAGGTTATGCCGGTACATCGTTAAACGATATTATTGCCGACACCGGTATTAAGAAGGGGGGCATCTATCGACATTTTACAAATAAAGATGAGATTGCGCTTGAAGCCTACAACTACGCTGCCAGTATAGTTATCAGCAAATTTGCTGAGGCGGTCGACCGGGAGCAGTCTGCGTCAGGGAGATTACTTGCTTTTTTTCGTGTTTATGAAGATGTTGTTGATAATCCACCATTTGTTGGCGGATGCCCTATGCAGAATACAGCAGTAGAAAGTGACGATACTCATGCGGAGCTTCGAGATCGGGCAAGACAAGGGCTGCATAACCATTTGGATATGATAAAGAGTATAATTCTTAACGGGATAAATAGTGGGGAGTTTAAGGAGGATTTGAATGCGGATGCACTTGCTTCATTTGCCTTTTCCTTGCTCGAAGGAGGCATTTTACTCAGCAAGTTAGATGGGGATAATAAGCATATGCAAATGAATACAGCATCCTTTGCATTCTATTTACAGAATTGTTGTTTGAAAAATAGTTAA
- a CDS encoding DJ-1/PfpI family protein produces the protein MKVVLRILMYVLVFIIIVGGVGAFGFTHTMNAGMSLYNQNTPALDHVKVPTYDGDKPTVAVLLANEVTEVFDFLVPYEMFALTGAYNVFSVAPDYKIKSLTGGLDVVPHYSFDDMDLMLGKSPDIIVIPFMPILDEEKYAPVREWIRKHSSDKTILLSICNGAENLADTGLLNGKMAATHWGDINRLIKNYPEIQWVKDQRYVSQGNIVSSAGLTSGIDATLHVISQQLGEAAAKKVASEINYPSYHYVTQPKMEPFTAGLSDITYILNQAYQWKKEKAGVLLYPGADELDLSAAFDTYAASGTTTTLTVSRENKPIVTKHGLNLVARYQMEEVPALSKMIIVGAQAESVAAEDIHQWEKTDNRANLLFLHKDAQGRFAMDPAFEDLSKQEDVLTAKFAAKRLEYRATDHLKLEGNPFSIEAFAVPIILGMLSLLIGFFIDRRLFHRRG, from the coding sequence GTGAAAGTTGTATTACGAATCTTGATGTATGTCCTCGTTTTTATCATCATTGTGGGTGGGGTAGGCGCCTTTGGTTTCACCCATACCATGAATGCTGGAATGTCGCTCTATAACCAGAATACTCCTGCATTGGATCATGTAAAGGTACCTACATATGATGGTGACAAACCAACCGTAGCTGTTTTGCTGGCTAACGAAGTAACAGAAGTTTTTGATTTTCTTGTCCCGTACGAAATGTTTGCCCTCACGGGAGCTTACAACGTGTTCAGCGTAGCACCTGATTACAAGATTAAGTCTTTAACCGGAGGACTGGATGTTGTCCCGCATTATTCGTTTGATGATATGGACCTGATGCTTGGCAAAAGTCCAGATATTATCGTCATACCGTTTATGCCTATTTTAGATGAAGAAAAATATGCACCCGTCCGTGAATGGATCCGCAAGCATTCGAGTGATAAAACCATTCTTCTTTCTATATGTAATGGCGCGGAAAATCTGGCGGATACCGGCTTGCTGAACGGAAAAATGGCTGCAACTCACTGGGGAGATATCAATCGTTTAATCAAAAATTATCCGGAGATTCAGTGGGTGAAAGATCAGCGTTATGTTTCCCAAGGCAATATCGTCTCCTCTGCCGGCCTTACATCCGGAATTGACGCGACCCTTCACGTGATTTCCCAGCAGTTGGGCGAGGCAGCTGCGAAGAAAGTGGCAAGTGAAATCAATTATCCCTCTTATCATTATGTAACACAGCCAAAAATGGAACCATTCACAGCAGGGTTGAGTGATATCACGTATATTTTAAATCAAGCTTATCAATGGAAGAAGGAGAAAGCAGGTGTACTGTTATATCCAGGTGCAGATGAATTAGATTTATCCGCTGCCTTCGATACCTATGCCGCTTCTGGAACGACGACTACATTAACTGTGTCTCGTGAAAATAAACCGATTGTAACCAAGCACGGCCTGAATTTGGTTGCACGTTATCAGATGGAAGAGGTCCCCGCATTATCAAAGATGATTATCGTCGGAGCCCAGGCCGAGTCTGTAGCTGCCGAAGATATCCACCAATGGGAAAAAACAGACAATCGTGCAAATCTGCTTTTCTTACACAAGGATGCGCAAGGGAGGTTCGCAATGGACCCCGCATTTGAGGATTTGTCCAAGCAAGAAGATGTATTAACAGCAAAATTTGCTGCCAAGCGACTCGAATATCGCGCTACCGACCATTTGAAGCTGGAGGGAAACCCTTTCTCAATCGAGGCATTTGCTGTGCCGATTATACTTGGCATGCTATCTCTACTTATCGGATTTTTCATTGATCGGAGATTGTTTCATAGACGTGGGTAA